In Brassica rapa cultivar Chiifu-401-42 chromosome A06, CAAS_Brap_v3.01, whole genome shotgun sequence, a single window of DNA contains:
- the LOC103871108 gene encoding mitogen-activated protein kinase kinase kinase 1 isoform X3, with product MTSWLKGELLGRGSFGPVYEGISGDGDFFAVKEVSLLEYGSQAQECIQELEREISLLSQLQHQNIVRYRGTAKDGSNLYIFLELVTQGSLLKLYQRYQLPNSVVSTYTRQILDGLKYLHGEGFIHRDIKCANVLVDASGAVKLADFGLAKVSQLNNIKYCKGTPFWLAPEVINPKRANAYGSSADIWSLGCTVLEMLTRQSHYCVQALFRIAMGELPNIPDTLSLDARDFIIKCLKVNPEERPTAAELLNHPFASSGSSWKSGSPLASP from the exons ATGACGTCTTGGCTGAAGGGTGAACTTCTGGGACGAGGATCGTTTGGCCCCGTGTATGAAGGCATTTCAGG TGATGGAGACTTCTTTGCTGTCAAGGAAGTTTCACTACTTGAATATGGAAGTCAGGCACAAGAGTGCATACAAGAACTCGAAAGG gaGATTTCATTACTAAGTCAGCTTCAGCATCAGAATATCGTGAGATATCGTGGCACAGCCAAG GATGGGTCGAATTTGTACATCTTTCTTGAGCTTGTAACCCAAGGTTCTCTTCTAAAACTTTACCAAAGATACCAGCTCCCGAACTCTGTGGTGTCCACGTACACAAGACAAATCCTTGATGGCTTGAAATATCTCCATGGAGAAGGTTTTATCCACCG GGACATCAAATGTGCAAATGTATTGGTGGATGCCAGTGGAGCTGTTAAGCTTGCAGATTTTGGATTGGCTAAG GTGTCACAATTGAACAACATCAAGTACTGCAAAGGGACTCCATTCTGGCTGGCTCCAGAG GTTATTAACCCGAAGCGTGCTAACGCGTATGGAAGCTCGGCTGATATATGGAGCCTTGGGTGCACAGTGCTAGAAATGCTGACTCGTCAG TCTCATTACTGT GTTCAAGCTTTGTTTAGGATCGCAATGGGTGAGCTTCCGAAcatacctgatacattatcacTAGATGCTAgagattttataattaaatgtcTCAAAGTGAACCCGGAGGAGCGGCCAACTGCGGCTGAGCTGCTGAACCATCCATTTGCATCCTCAGGCTCCAGCTGGAAATCAGGATCTCCGCTTGCTTCTCCATAG
- the LOC103871108 gene encoding mitogen-activated protein kinase kinase kinase 1 isoform X1, with product MTSWLKGELLGRGSFGPVYEGISGDGDFFAVKEVSLLEYGSQAQECIQELEREISLLSQLQHQNIVRYRGTAKDGSNLYIFLELVTQGSLLKLYQRYQLPNSVVSTYTRQILDGLKYLHGEGFIHRDIKCANVLVDASGAVKLADFGLAKVSQLNNIKYCKGTPFWLAPEVINPKRANAYGSSADIWSLGCTVLEMLTRQSHYCVCVVLDFFIFKVQALFRIAMGELPNIPDTLSLDARDFIIKCLKVNPEERPTAAELLNHPFASSGSSWKSGSPLASP from the exons ATGACGTCTTGGCTGAAGGGTGAACTTCTGGGACGAGGATCGTTTGGCCCCGTGTATGAAGGCATTTCAGG TGATGGAGACTTCTTTGCTGTCAAGGAAGTTTCACTACTTGAATATGGAAGTCAGGCACAAGAGTGCATACAAGAACTCGAAAGG gaGATTTCATTACTAAGTCAGCTTCAGCATCAGAATATCGTGAGATATCGTGGCACAGCCAAG GATGGGTCGAATTTGTACATCTTTCTTGAGCTTGTAACCCAAGGTTCTCTTCTAAAACTTTACCAAAGATACCAGCTCCCGAACTCTGTGGTGTCCACGTACACAAGACAAATCCTTGATGGCTTGAAATATCTCCATGGAGAAGGTTTTATCCACCG GGACATCAAATGTGCAAATGTATTGGTGGATGCCAGTGGAGCTGTTAAGCTTGCAGATTTTGGATTGGCTAAG GTGTCACAATTGAACAACATCAAGTACTGCAAAGGGACTCCATTCTGGCTGGCTCCAGAG GTTATTAACCCGAAGCGTGCTAACGCGTATGGAAGCTCGGCTGATATATGGAGCCTTGGGTGCACAGTGCTAGAAATGCTGACTCGTCAG TCTCATTACTGTGTCTGTGTTGTATTAGACTTTTTCATATTTAAG GTTCAAGCTTTGTTTAGGATCGCAATGGGTGAGCTTCCGAAcatacctgatacattatcacTAGATGCTAgagattttataattaaatgtcTCAAAGTGAACCCGGAGGAGCGGCCAACTGCGGCTGAGCTGCTGAACCATCCATTTGCATCCTCAGGCTCCAGCTGGAAATCAGGATCTCCGCTTGCTTCTCCATAG
- the LOC103871108 gene encoding mitogen-activated protein kinase kinase kinase 1 isoform X2 codes for MTSWLKGELLGRGSFGPVYEGISGDGDFFAVKEVSLLEYGSQAQECIQELEREISLLSQLQHQNIVRYRGTAKDGSNLYIFLELVTQGSLLKLYQRYQLPNSVVSTYTRQILDGLKYLHGEGFIHRDIKCANVLVDASGAVKLADFGLAKVSQLNNIKYCKGTPFWLAPEVINPKRANAYGSSADIWSLGCTVLEMLTRQFPYSHLEYPVQALFRIAMGELPNIPDTLSLDARDFIIKCLKVNPEERPTAAELLNHPFASSGSSWKSGSPLASP; via the exons ATGACGTCTTGGCTGAAGGGTGAACTTCTGGGACGAGGATCGTTTGGCCCCGTGTATGAAGGCATTTCAGG TGATGGAGACTTCTTTGCTGTCAAGGAAGTTTCACTACTTGAATATGGAAGTCAGGCACAAGAGTGCATACAAGAACTCGAAAGG gaGATTTCATTACTAAGTCAGCTTCAGCATCAGAATATCGTGAGATATCGTGGCACAGCCAAG GATGGGTCGAATTTGTACATCTTTCTTGAGCTTGTAACCCAAGGTTCTCTTCTAAAACTTTACCAAAGATACCAGCTCCCGAACTCTGTGGTGTCCACGTACACAAGACAAATCCTTGATGGCTTGAAATATCTCCATGGAGAAGGTTTTATCCACCG GGACATCAAATGTGCAAATGTATTGGTGGATGCCAGTGGAGCTGTTAAGCTTGCAGATTTTGGATTGGCTAAG GTGTCACAATTGAACAACATCAAGTACTGCAAAGGGACTCCATTCTGGCTGGCTCCAGAG GTTATTAACCCGAAGCGTGCTAACGCGTATGGAAGCTCGGCTGATATATGGAGCCTTGGGTGCACAGTGCTAGAAATGCTGACTCGTCAGTTTCCCTACTCCCATCTAGAATACCCT GTTCAAGCTTTGTTTAGGATCGCAATGGGTGAGCTTCCGAAcatacctgatacattatcacTAGATGCTAgagattttataattaaatgtcTCAAAGTGAACCCGGAGGAGCGGCCAACTGCGGCTGAGCTGCTGAACCATCCATTTGCATCCTCAGGCTCCAGCTGGAAATCAGGATCTCCGCTTGCTTCTCCATAG